The Apium graveolens cultivar Ventura chromosome 6, ASM990537v1, whole genome shotgun sequence genome contains a region encoding:
- the LOC141664245 gene encoding protein NRT1/ PTR FAMILY 7.3-like, which yields MAICLQFSKEEGSKYKGEEEEEEECSLDGSVDCYGRPAIRETSGRWFAGTIILVNQGLATLAFFGVGVNLVLFLTRVLQQSNYEAANNVSKWTGTVYIFSLVGAFLSDSYWGRYKTCAVFQAIFVIGLVGLSAATNLFLIKPKGCGTPDTPCGSHSSWEIALFYLSIYMIALGNGGYQPNIATFGADQFDEENIQEGRSKVSFFSYFYLALNLGSLFSNTVLVFFEDKGLWALGFWTSAASAFAALVLFLAGTSRYRHFKPSGNPLSRVFQVFAAAMKKWRVELAHEEENFYEVGGKDNLSNGARRILHTHEFKFLDKAAFITSRDFETGLYNPWQLCPISQVEEVKCILRLLPIWLCTILYSVVFTQMASLFVVQGEAMTSKLSNFRIPPASMSSFDILSVATFIFLYNRVISPLLSRSRKTKVESKGLTQLQRMGVGLVIAVMAMVSAGIVEIYRLEYAQKDCKHCSGSSSLSIFWQIPQYALVGASEVFMYVGQLEFFNAQTPDGLKSFGSALCMTSISLGNYVSSLLVTAVMKISTKDHMPGWIPGNLNYGHLDRFYFLLAGLTGLDFVAYIFCAKWYKNIKLESKYEENEKGNFEA from the exons ATGGCTATCTGCCTACAATTTTCCAAGGAG GAGGGAAGCAAAtacaaaggagaagaagaagaagaagaagagtgCAGTCTAGATGGTTCAGTTGATTGCTATGGACGACCCGCAATCCGAGAAACAAGTGGTCGATGGTTCGCTGGAACCATTATTCTTG TGAATCAAGGATTGGCTACTCTGGCATTCTTTGGTGTTGGGGTCAATCTGGTGCTGTTCTTAACAAGAGTCCTGCAGCAAAGCAATTATGAGGCTGCTAACAACGTTAGCAAATGGACTGGAACTGTCTACATTTTCTCTCTTGTCGGTGCTTTCCTCAGTGATTCCTACTGGGGAAGATACAAAACGTGTGCCGTGTTTCAGGCCATTTTCGTCATT GGTTTAGTAGGACTATCAGCGGCAACAAATCTTTTCCTAATAAAGCCTAAAGGTTGTGGGACTCCAGATACACCATGTGGATCACATTCAAGCTGGGAAATTGCGTTGTTTTATCTATCCATTTATATGATTGCTCTGGGGAATGGAGGATACCAACCAAATATTGCAACATTTGGGGCTGATCAGTTTGATGAGGAGAACATCCAGGAAGGACGTTCGAAGGTGTCGTTTTTCAGCTACTTTTACTTGGCCTTGAACCTAGGGTCTCTTTTCTCGAACACTGTATTGGTATTTTTTGAGGACAAGGGACTTTGGGCTCTAGGATTTTGGACTTCGGCAGCCTCTGCTTTTGCTGCATTAGTCCTGTTTCTTGCAGGCACATCAAGGTACAGGCATTTTAAGCCAAGTGGTAACCCACTTTCTAGAGTTTTCCAAGTCTTTGCTGCTGCGATGAAGAAGTGGCGAGTTGAATTGGCTCATGAAGAAGAGAATTTCTATGAAGTTGGAGGCAAGGATAATCTGTCGAATGGTGCCAGGAGGATTCTTCACACTCATGAATTTAA ATTTTTGGATAAAGCTGCTTTCATTACATCGAGAGATTTCGAGACAGGTCTTTACAATCCGTGGCAGCTCTGCCCAATTTCTCAAGTTGAAGAAGTGAAATGTATCTTAAGACTGCTCCCGATTTGGCTATGCACCATCCTTTATTCAGTGGTTTTCACTCAGATGGCCTCGCTCTTTGTCGTGCAAGGTGAAGCTATGACAAGTAAACTGTCAAATTTTCGAATCCCCCCAGCCAGCATGTCTAGCTTCGACATTCTCAGCGTAGCAACTTTCATATTCCTGTACAACAGAGTTATCAGTCCTCTGCTTAGCAGATCCAGAAAGACAAAGGTAGAATCTAAGGGGCTCACCCAACTTCAAAGGATGGGGGTTGGACTCGTAATAGCAGTAATGGCTATGGTTTCAGCCGGAATAGTAGAGATTTACAGACTCGAGTATGCCCAAAAGGATTGCAAACACTGCAGTGGCTCAAGCTCCTTGAGCATATTTTGGCAAATTCCTCAGTATGCTCTAGTAGGAGCTTCGGAAGTTTTTATGTATGTAGGTCAACTGGAATTCTTCAATGCACAAACACCAGATGGGCTCAAGAGCTTCGGAAGTGCACTTTGCATGACGTCGATCTCCCTTGGGAACTACGTAAGTAGCCTACTCGTGACAGCGGTTATGAAAATATCAACCAAAGATCACATGCCTGGATGGATTCCTGGAAATCTCAACTATGGACACCTAGACAGATTCTACTTCCTGTTGGCTGGTTTGACTGGTCTAGACTTTGTAGCCTACATATTTTGTGCTAAATGGTACAAGAATATAAAGCTTGAAAGCAAGTACGAGGAAAATGAAAAGGGCAACTTTGAAGCCTAA